The genomic window AATGTTTTCCTCTGCAATAATTATTTCTTCAAGTGAAGCACAGTCTTCTATCTTTAGTGTTACGAGCTTGTTCAAACTTTGTGCGGTAAGAGatgtaattaattttgttaGCCCATTGCAATCTTTTATCCCTAAATATACCAAATGAGTAAAGGTGACTGAGGAAGGCAGCAAATTTATCAGACTAGAACAACTATAAACCCATAAGAAATCAAGGAACTCAAGAACTGAGTCAGTTTGAAATCCTTCCTCACATATATGTTCAAGGTTAGGTAATGCAACCAATGACAACCGTTTAATTTTTGTGCAACCAATGAAATCCTTCCTCACATTTTGGAATATCTTCTTAAAGCAACTATGTTCAACACATAAATACTCAAGACTGCGCACATTTTGTAGAAACCGGTAAGGAAATTGAATATCTTCATTCTTATAAGAAGACAAACGAAGAGATGCCATCTTTGTGAATAGGCCACTTGAGTTTTGGGCTTGCAATATCATGTTAGCTTCCTTACAATCTATTCTCAACTTTTCCAAATTTGGAATCACCTAAAACACATTAAACAACAATTAAACATTTAATATTGACTCGAAAATAATTACTACTGACCAGATTTGATTTGTATTTTATACTTTTCTCGTAATTACCTCTGtacttttttcaattttgtatcGACTctcatacatacatatatagatatattatcaaatatcaaatgtaTATATCCGACTATTAAGTAaactattttaatatataaattatggtTGCAAATATTATTCTCTCAATTCATCGTGgttggatcctctccttcactCTCCTCTCCATCTCTTTCGACAGAAGGAAGTAACACAAATTTCTACTCACAAGTTGTATTAATGCAAATTATTATATGTAAATTTACATGATATGCATACCTCTTCGACAATGAAAGGTGGTTCTTGCGTTATAACAAAGAGGTTGTCATCTTGACGATTGGAGCTTCTTGTAGATAGAGGTCTGTACAAATTCAACTTTGGACAATGAACGACATCAATGTCATTCAAAGATGGACATGATACGGTATGCTTTTTAGCATAGAAACCCTTGAGTTTACCTAAATACCAAAGCAATAAAGTACTCAGTTGATTTAACTCAAATATGGGAGCTACATTCACACTAGATTCTTTCTCCTCTGCAACAATTTCCTTCATGTTTCCACAGTCTATTATATGAAGTTCCTTGAGATGTGAGCAACGAGTGGCTACGGAAAGTGGTAATAGATACTCCAAGCTTGCacaaaattttagttttacATTTATTAGATTTTGGAAACTAAGAATTTCTTCAGGATTCCCACTCCATATCTTTTTTAGCTTCGGCAATCCATCTATAGTAACTTCTTTCAAATGGGTTGTATCTTCTACACTGGTACTTTCTTTGAAGCTCAGTTCAAATATTGCTTCCACTAAAGCACAATTTGTAACCTCCAACATCTCTAGCTTATTATATCTTTTTTGCATTGAAGAGGGAAAAACCACCACAATTTTATTACAATTCTTCACTTGCAACATCTTCGAAGTTTCAAATTGCCGGTGCCATATTGTCTTCAAGTTCTCCATGTCCTTCAATATGATTTTCTCTAATTTGCAAAACTGAACCTATGATTTCATAAATAATGCAATATCatttataaataagtttttaaatggaagtttaaattaattaatggtaGAATCACCATACCTCTTCTGATGCACTGTTTCCCTCTTCTTTAGTTATAATCTCCTCCATCATAGCACAATTACTTATTTCAAGGTGTTTGAGGTTCTTAAAACTTCCAACCACAGTAGATGAGAATAAGTATTTCAACCCGCCACAATTATCCACAATCAAGCTTGTCAAGTTGTACATTGAATGATAATTGTCATCccaaattttattcaaattcaggAGTGAGCTTAATTTGAGGGTATCCAAATTAGGAAATGCAACCTAAGTAAAAACAAATTGACTTAATCACAATGAGGAAAAAAGGGTTCAAAtagttgtatatattttattaatgttGAATTACAAAACCAGAGAGAGAAGTTGAGAGATGGTGAAATAAGCAATATGATTCATCTGAATCTTCTAGTTATTTATAAAGAATCACTTTTGATGACTTTGTGTCATTACATGTTATCTTAGCCATTTCAAGTCACATTTAGGGtctttttgatgttttttagCCATAAAATAAGAGGAAATTACATAGTAAAGGAGTTTGCTTGGATTGCAACAAACAGGAGGgaaaatttgaactttgaagtttcATACTGCGCGTAGCGGAGAGGCTCCTGTGCGCAGTGatattttgagaattgttggccATTTGGGGCGGAGTTCTGCGCGCGGCACAGCTGTTCTTGTTCTTATGGTGCATAGCGTAGCTCTAGCCTGCGCGTGGCGCAGTGGATCTGGCGCGTGGCGCAGGAACGAGATCTTATATAAGGAAAGCTCATTTTTGGAATCAGGTTCGGATTTTTGGAGAAGAACTGATATTTTGACGACCTTTGAAGATTGGAGCTAGATTTCCTTGATCTTTGAGAGAAGATTGATCAAATTCCTAACCAATTCTCGCCATGGATGCATCTCCAACTATGATCTTGATGGAGTTGTCTCCAATTGTCATGGAGAACTAAACATTTTAAGGTTGGATCTAGATTAGGAATAGAACTATGAATTTCTGTGTGTAATCTCTACTTTAATGGAGAACTAAACCTCTAAGGTTAGTTTCTCTTGATCAaagtttgaattgattttggatTTCAATTGTTATGAGAATATTGATTGAAATTGGACCTAAATATATTGAGCATTAGTTGATTCTTTAGAGATCTGGAATGAATTAGTGTGATTAAAGGATTAATAAGCTTAATTGCCTCCATCAATCATAGCTTCTACCAAGATATTGGGAATCTATGAATGATGGTGAGGATGAACCAACCAAGACATTGGTGTTCATCACCATAGTTAATACAATCATAACATTTGAGGAATTCTCATTACATTAAGGTGGATTACCGTTGATTTTCATGTTCAAAGACTTTTCCAAGATCCAATCTAACTTTTACTActtgaatttcaaaaaatcTTTCTATTCAATTTGTGCTCATGTTTACATTTGTGTTAAGTAATGTTCATAATTGCCTTGGTTTGAAGTAAACAATCCCTGATGATCGATAAACTCTTATTACTTGCGATAAAAGGTACACTTGCCTAATATCTAACACCTTATTATCTCAACtattatatagaaaaataaataaaatattatagttttttcaatagaaaatattaataattagtgTTGTTATAAAATTGAACTCAACTTCTTTACTACCTTTATCCCACTCACTACTCAAAGTTATATTAAGAATTTCAAAATCATGAAGAAACACAAtgaaaaatacatcaaaatgagTAACATCGAGAAACCGTGTAACCAAGGCAACAAAGTTGGGACAGATCATAAGAGAATCTTTTGAAATTGTCCTCAATTCACCAAACCAAATATGATTTGCAGAAATGACAATTCTTAGAAATGACAATATCAAAGtaaacaatttttcatttacTCTTTTTATactcaattgtttttttttactaaacatgcCAATTTATCCATTAATTAATCTGTTTACACATCACAATTGAATTCATATCATTTGTAGCTAAagaagcttaaaaaaataacataccTGAGCATTGAAAAAAGGAGCAGAAACATCAGGCTCTAAACCATGATAATTTTGCTTACTTCTGGAAACCGTCGAAGAATAAGAGAAGAAATCATCAATTGTCTCCAAATGTTCTAAAGTCAAAGAACGCAATagaagaaaatcaattttttcattaGCTGTATCATTATTTGCACTTGAATTGATGTCTTCGATCACTATCTCCTTCATATAATTGCAGTCGCAGACTTCAATTTCTGAAAGGTGGGAAAGTCCTTTAACCATTGTATAGGAGAAAAGATATTTTAATTGGACACAATTTTTGACTTTGATAACACTAAGACATCCAAAAGAAGTAATTGAAAGTGGACCATGACATATATGCTCCAAGTTTTTAAGATTGTGAAGTACTAGTGTTTCCAAGATGGGAAAGGACACATGGATTTGATTCCTCTCTTTCGAGTCAACAATGTGCTTCATGTTTGCATTATTTTGGACGCGAAGATGTTTCAGCAATGGAAATCCTTTCCCATTTAGTTGATATAGCACATTATGAATTCCATCAACATCATCCAAGTACAAATTCTCAACATCTTTAATCAATGCTTTAATTCCGTGCTCTAAATGTATGTTGGTACCAAGTTTGAGCATCAATGTTTTTAAGGTTCCATCCTTAATGTCTGCCCATTCCCATACATCTCCAATAGCAATTTTAAAAAGATTCAGCTTCTCAAACATCAATTGAATGTCACTTGGCAACATCCAAGTCTCTCGAATTTGTAATTCTAGAGCAGTCAAGTTGGGTAGTTTATGAAGCTCAGCAATGCTAGCATTTCCATTTTGAACGGTTGAATTCACATCTTCCCAATTAATAGAGGTATTGCCCATGTACAACTCCTCCAATTTAATCAAACTTGATAAAATATTGGATGGGAGTACTTCAATTCCTGAATTGCTCAAATCAAGCATTCTCAATTGAGTCAATCTCCCTATTTCTCTCGGGAACTTGATCATAGATGATTTCCAAATGCGAAGAATTTCTAAATTTTGCAGACCTTCTATTGCATCCATATTTTCCAAAATGCAGAAATCCAAACACAGGGTTTTAAGGTCGGGTAGGAACCGAAATGAGGTGGGTAATGAAGACAAGTTCAGACATGTTAAATTTAGCACTCTAAGGCTGCCCAACCCCTCAAAAAAAGTATCGGGGATCTTTAAAGATCGGTTCTTACTAGACAAAAAGAACAACTTAATGTTTGGACAAACAATCGTTCGTGGAAGCTCCTGGATATGACACTGTCGTAGAACAATCTGCATGCACCTATTTAAAAAAGCATTGGTTGGCAATTCTTCATTTGACTGTTTTCTTAGAAATACATGTTTGTCCCTACATGCTATGAAGGTAGCAAAATCACAAACAAAATCATGCATTAGGATATTCCCACCTGTTTTAACATCAAGCAAAAGACAAGTCTCCTCCAAAGCTCTGATTATTGTGTAAAGTTTGTTTCTTGCCTCATCCATGGTATTAACATACTTTAATATATTCAAACCCATTGCAACTTTCAGAAAGTACTCTACATTTTCACCTTTGATTAATGCAAAAAGAAGGAAGAGATCCCTCATTTCATCACTCTCCAACGAGTTGTAACTCAATTCCAAAGCAGAATAAGTTAACCCGTCCATCTCTATATGATCATTACATTGTAATTTCCTCAATACCTCTTTCCAAGATTGCATGTCTCTCTTATTTCTCATTGCACGTGCCACTGTCACTACCCTAAGAGGCAAACCTTCACATTTTTGGGCAACTTGAAATGCTacatcttttaaatttttatctttAACCACATCCCCAGCCATAAATTGAAACAAGTTCCATGTCTCGTTTTCACTCATAAGTTCAAGTTTGAAAGTGAAATTCTTTGGAACATCCATTTGCACCAACACATCTTGATTTCTACTTGTCATCAATAATTTGCATCCATTATGTTCATTACCAAATGGGATTCCCACTTCCTTCAAATCAAGCATGGTCCATATATTATCTAGAATGACAAGGATACTTTTCTCCATCTTGATTCTTTGTCTTAGGCGATTTGCTCTTCCAAAAATTGTCTCCTCATCGAATCGCAAACCCAACAAATCTGCAATCTCTCCTTGAATGGTTTTAAAGTCTGGATTTTTGGATACATGTGCTATAACCACTTTATCGAACAACTTATGTTGCTTTGCTATTAGAGCAACATCTTCCACCAGAGTGGTCTTACCCACCCCACCCAAACCATAGACCCCAATGTTGCGTGAATTGAGGTCTGATAGAGCCTTCACAATATCCTCCTTAAGGGACTCCCTTGTCTCATACTTTTCATTACCTCTTGTTGAGGAAGAGGATGCTACTCCATCTAGGCTTGGAAGGTAACCAAATCGATCAAACATCCCTTTTCCGTGAACTTGGACAACATCGTGTGCAATTTTTGTTGCTTTCCTACTTAGTTGATGACGCAAAATCAAATTGGGGAACCCCCATGTTGAGCACCTGACATTGGCACGACGAGGTTCTTGTTGAAGCTGATTTGCAGTTTCAATTACCTCGTTCACTTTCTCCAACCAGTTCACCACAtctctttcaatttctttaCCATTTCGCCTTTCTTCTTCAACCGAATGAAATACTCTTTCTCTTGCAGCCTGGAGGTCATTGACATTATCCGCTAACATCTTAAAATTGCCTTTGTAGAATATCAAGTAACTTGCTTGACGTCCAATAGGCGCAACAGTATAATCTACTACTTTTCCAACAATGGAAGTTAGAATTTCCATTGAGTTGATCtgaaattaaaagtaaaagaGAGAGGAAACTTGACACATCTTTGATGAATAATTGCAAATATGAAAAAGAATGTAAGCATTgattaaaactaaataaatgTAATATgttctaaaaataaatttcaatagtACATGTTGATTTGTGCATATTGAATTTCAttactatataaaaaattatatagattTTTTACTCTTATAAAAAGCGaattttacaaacaaaaaaatggaattttggTTTTGGTATCagtaaaaaaattgactttcacatgtatcaaaaaaaaaattgactttcaTCCCTTCAAGTTTGAAAAGTACAGTACTATATTTAGCCTATGTAAAATGtgctaatttttgttttggttctTGCAAAACTACATCACttgatttttttccttctaatatccaaactcttttttttttttttttttgaaaatatacttttcaaatataataaatattaatttattgattataAAATTGTACTTAGGGGTGTCAAAAATATGCATTTATCGATTATCCATCCAATCCATTCACTAATGGATCCATCCAATCCATccataagtaaaaaaattagttaatggaTTGGATCAAATCCATCCatttaattaaaatgttttctcttccgacaCCCCGTGATTcatttatacccccaatattccaattttgcccttgcagaaaaattcagttcgcagaaaccgatttttttctagtgcaaattcagagtaaatttcggtttctagaaTCCGAATTTTTTtccaaggacaaaattggaaattcaaagggtataaaagaaacacggggggtcggaagagaaaacatctttaattaaatGTATGGATCCAATCCATCCACcctaattttaaaatcaaatggatcattgattattattaattttaaatccaatggataactattttttaaaaaaataaaataaaacaaacaaacaattcaaaaatataaaaaaatttaaaaaaataaaaagttaaaattgttaataatATTTAGAGATGGATCATTACCAATAAAAAGtacaataaatttatataaaaataaaacataaataatttattgtcaaaaagtataaaaaggttggaaacaaaccaaaaaaaactatttttttttaaaaaaaactgaaaaaaaatctcaaaaataagaatttttttccaaaaaaagaaaatatttaaattaatataaatatttaaaatatagtataatttaataaaaatatattaaagtaAAATGGTGGTGGTCAACGCATGAGTATTACCGGCGTTGACCACCGTGTTGACCTTTGGTCTCCACCATGACTATTTacctatttatttattaaattatataaataaattttgtttggGTCTAGTTAAACAATTGTTTTGGGTTAATATACACAAATTCAattcatacataaaataaataaaattttgtttttaagataattataaaatctgatttttttaatccattaataaatatgttttaatttatttttgaaaatcatatatatttatagacGGATCGGATGGATATAATCCATTTAAAATACCATAATGGATGGATTGAATTAGATTTTATCTCTAATGCATGGATTTGATTGGATTctttgaataaattttaatgaattgATAATGGATTAATGGATTACTTTGATCCATCTATTAGCAATCTAATCCAAATCCATCTATTTTGACACCCCTAgtactctttattttattttttggtgtgTGCATCTTTTAATCAAGTTAaaataaag from Trifolium pratense cultivar HEN17-A07 linkage group LG1, ARS_RC_1.1, whole genome shotgun sequence includes these protein-coding regions:
- the LOC123924699 gene encoding uncharacterized protein LOC123924699 isoform X2, which gives rise to MEILTSIVGKVVDYTVAPIGRQASYLIFYKGNFKMLADNVNDLQAARERVFHSVEEERRNGKEIERDVVNWLEKVNEVIETANQLQQEPRRANVRCSTWGFPNLILRHQLSRKATKIAHDVVQVHGKGMFDRFGYLPSLDGVASSSSTRGNEKYETRESLKEDIVKALSDLNSRNIGVYGLGGVGKTTLVEDVALIAKQHKLFDKVVIAHVSKNPDFKTIQGEIADLLGLRFDEETIFGRANRLRQRIKMEKSILVILDNIWTMLDLKEVGIPFGNEHNGCKLLMTSRNQDVLVQMDVPKNFTFKLELMSENETWNLFQFMAGDVVKDKNLKDVAFQVAQKCEGLPLRVVTVARAMRNKRDMQSWKEVLRKLQCNDHIEMDGLTYSALELSYNSLESDEMRDLFLLFALIKGENVEYFLKVAMGLNILKYVNTMDEARNKLYTIIRALEETCLLLDVKTGGNILMHDFVCDFATFIACRDKHVFLRKQSNEELPTNAFLNRCMQIVLRQCHIQELPRTIVCPNIKLFFLSSKNRSLKIPDTFFEGLGSLRVLNLTCLNLSSLPTSFRFLPDLKTLCLDFCILENMDAIEGLQNLEILRIWKSSMIKFPREIGRLTQLRMLDLSNSGIEVLPSNILSSLIKLEELYMGNTSINWEDVNSTVQNGNASIAELHKLPNLTALELQIRETWMLPSDIQLMFEKLNLFKIAIGDVWEWADIKDGTLKTLMLKLGTNIHLEHGIKALIKDVENLYLDDVDGIHNVLYQLNGKGFPLLKHLRVQNNANMKHIVDSKERNQIHVSFPILETLVLHNLKNLEHICHGPLSITSFGCLSVIKVKNCVQLKYLFSYTMVKGLSHLSEIEVCDCNYMKEIVIEDINSSANNDTANEKIDFLLLRSLTLEHLETIDDFFSYSSTVSRSKQNYHGLEPDVSAPFFNAQVAFPNLDTLKLSSLLNLNKIWDDNYHSMYNLTSLIVDNCGGLKYLFSSTVVGSFKNLKHLEISNCAMMEEIITKEEGNSASEEVQFCKLEKIILKDMENLKTIWHRQFETSKMLQVKNCNKIVVVFPSSMQKRYNKLEMLEVTNCALVEAIFELSFKESTSVEDTTHLKEVTIDGLPKLKKIWSGNPEEILSFQNLINVKLKFCASLEYLLPLSVATRCSHLKELHIIDCGNMKEIVAEEKESSVNVAPIFELNQLSTLLLWYLGKLKGFYAKKHTVSCPSLNDIDVVHCPKLNLYRPLSTRSSNRQDDNLFVITQEPPFIVEEVIPNLEKLRIDCKEANMILQAQNSSGLFTKMASLRLSSYKNEDIQFPYRFLQNVRSLEYLCVEHSCFKKIFQNVRKDFIGCTKIKRLSLVALPNLEHICEEGFQTDSVLEFLDFLWVYSCSSLINLLPSSVTFTHLVYLGIKDCNGLTKLITSLTAQSLNKLVTLKIEDCASLEEIIIAEENIHITFISLQILMLECLPSLNQFCSSKCFFKFPLLEVVIVRECPRMKVFSEGYTSTPNLQKVKTAENDEEWFWKGNLNDTITSMFEDKVAFRKFKYLALSDYPEMKDLWYSEIEQNVFCNLKHLVVHRCDFLSHVLFPSNVMQVLYGLEELEVRDCDSLEAVFDVKGMKSKDTLVKQRTQLKKLTLSSLPKLKQIWNEDPHEIINFGNLCMVKVSKCQSLLYIFPLSLCEDLVHLEKLVIDSFGVEEIVAMGEGSMEHSFTFPQLNKLRLISLKNLTSFYRGKHSLDLPSLKELEVSRCAFNHLELFSIEKLSRNLEELTINRTDLLEVLNQEHIFEKVQTLYLRYLDETPTTFLNKYSHTIFPNLDTLCVRQSYIGTLFSATSYPRMQISKQIKTLMLSELEMLKHIWQEDFPLDYLLLQDLRELYVRNCPRLISLAPSSTSFTNLTTLVVDSCKKLNYLMTSSTAKSLIQLKILKIMNCKKMSDVVNIDDEKADVVNIDDEKADQEDIIFENLEVMELTSLSSLRSFCNGNQTFIFPSLQSLTVQECPKMEIFSSGVTVAPYLTEIEVVEGTMRWKVEPQPGLFEDKWHRCVGNIESRKYLSKCSNS
- the LOC123924699 gene encoding uncharacterized protein LOC123924699 isoform X1 — translated: MEILTSIVGKVVDYTVAPIGRQASYLIFYKGNFKMLADNVNDLQAARERVFHSVEEERRNGKEIERDVVNWLEKVNEVIETANQLQQEPRRANVRCSTWGFPNLILRHQLSRKATKIAHDVVQVHGKGMFDRFGYLPSLDGVASSSSTRGNEKYETRESLKEDIVKALSDLNSRNIGVYGLGGVGKTTLVEDVALIAKQHKLFDKVVIAHVSKNPDFKTIQGEIADLLGLRFDEETIFGRANRLRQRIKMEKSILVILDNIWTMLDLKEVGIPFGNEHNGCKLLMTSRNQDVLVQMDVPKNFTFKLELMSENETWNLFQFMAGDVVKDKNLKDVAFQVAQKCEGLPLRVVTVARAMRNKRDMQSWKEVLRKLQCNDHIEMDGLTYSALELSYNSLESDEMRDLFLLFALIKGENVEYFLKVAMGLNILKYVNTMDEARNKLYTIIRALEETCLLLDVKTGGNILMHDFVCDFATFIACRDKHVFLRKQSNEELPTNAFLNRCMQIVLRQCHIQELPRTIVCPNIKLFFLSSKNRSLKIPDTFFEGLGSLRVLNLTCLNLSSLPTSFRFLPDLKTLCLDFCILENMDAIEGLQNLEILRIWKSSMIKFPREIGRLTQLRMLDLSNSGIEVLPSNILSSLIKLEELYMGNTSINWEDVNSTVQNGNASIAELHKLPNLTALELQIRETWMLPSDIQLMFEKLNLFKIAIGDVWEWADIKDGTLKTLMLKLGTNIHLEHGIKALIKDVENLYLDDVDGIHNVLYQLNGKGFPLLKHLRVQNNANMKHIVDSKERNQIHVSFPILETLVLHNLKNLEHICHGPLSITSFGCLSVIKVKNCVQLKYLFSYTMVKGLSHLSEIEVCDCNYMKEIVIEDINSSANNDTANEKIDFLLLRSLTLEHLETIDDFFSYSSTVSRSKQNYHGLEPDVSAPFFNAQVAFPNLDTLKLSSLLNLNKIWDDNYHSMYNLTSLIVDNCGGLKYLFSSTVVGSFKNLKHLEISNCAMMEEIITKEEGNSASEEVQFCKLEKIILKDMENLKTIWHRQFETSKMLQVKNCNKIVVVFPSSMQKRYNKLEMLEVTNCALVEAIFELSFKESTSVEDTTHLKEVTIDGLPKLKKIWSGNPEEILSFQNLINVKLKFCASLEYLLPLSVATRCSHLKELHIIDCGNMKEIVAEEKESSVNVAPIFELNQLSTLLLWYLGKLKGFYAKKHTVSCPSLNDIDVVHCPKLNLYRPLSTRSSNRQDDNLFVITQEPPFIVEEVIPNLEKLRIDCKEANMILQAQNSSGLFTKMASLRLSSYKNEDIQFPYRFLQNVRSLEYLCVEHSCFKKIFQNVRKDFIGCTKIKRLSLVALPNLEHICEEGFQTDSVLEFLDFLWVYSCSSLINLLPSSVTFTHLVYLGIKDCNGLTKLITSLTAQSLNKLVTLKIEDCASLEEIIIAEENIHITFISLQILMLECLPSLNQFCSSKCFFKFPLLEVVIVRECPRMKVFSEGYTSTPNLQKVKTAENDEEWFWKGNLNDTITSMFEDKVAFRKFKYLALSDYPEMKDLWYSEIEQNVFCNLKHLVVHRCDFLSHVLFPSNVMQVLYGLEELEVRDCDSLEAVFDVKGMKSKDTLVKQRTQLKKLTLSSLPKLKQIWNEDPHEIINFGNLCMVKVSKCQSLLYIFPLSLCEDLVHLEKLVIDSFGVEEIVAMGEGSMEHSFTFPQLNKLRLISLKNLTSFYRGKHSLDLPSLKELEVSRCAFNHLELFSIEKLSRNLEELTINRTDLLEVLNQEHIFEKVQTLYLRYLDETPTTFLNKYSHTIFPNLDTLCVRQSYIGTLFSATSYPRMQISKQIKTLMLSELEMLKHIWQEDFPLDYLLLQDLRELYVRNCPRLISLAPSSTSFTNLTTLVVDSCKKLNYLMTSSTAKSLIQLKILKIMNCKKMSDVVNIDDEKADVVNIDDEKADQEDIIFENLEVMELTSLSSLRSFCNGNQTFIFPSLQSLTVQECPKMEIFSSGVTVAPYLTEIEVVEGTMRWKGDINTTIQHLFLEKLSHNRDYLKINGTDVLEILNQENIFPNVRILDLQYFDETPTTFLNEYCHTMFPNLATFVVHNSSFETLFPSTTGYLSMQISMQIKALTLRELESLKHIWQEDFPLEHPLLKDLHELYVFNCPSLISLVPSSTSFTNLTCLMVFDCKELVYLITSSTAKSLILLRTLKISNCEKMSDVVKIDDEKADQEDIIFQNLEAMEFLSLSSLGSFCNGNQTFIFPSLLWLTVKECPQMEIFSSGVTVAPCLRGIKVAEETLRWKDDINTTIQHFFQEKKAQRSNALNETIISSHLQGHIMRSDSDSEE